From a region of the Nonlabens sp. Hel1_33_55 genome:
- a CDS encoding trypsin-like peptidase domain-containing protein, whose amino-acid sequence MKSILKSVGAAVLGGAVVLGSYKILFEPTTDSNIEIAHESIIEATPVSYTGNAIPNAVDFTEAAEKTVHAVVHVKNLTVSRGNPTMQDLMYGRVPLRQTVGTGSGVIITKDGYIVTNNHVIENSRALQVTLNDNRTYEAEVIGTEPGSDIALIKIDVDEDLPVVAFGDSDQARIGEWVLAVGNPFNLTSTVTAGIISAKGRDLNTRDQTQQSFLQTDAAVNPGNSGGALVNNRGELIGINTAIQSPTGSYTGYSFAVPSNNARKIIQDLMEFGFVQKGMLGISGGSLNGRAAAELGLQSAEGIYVSEVVEDSGADRAGLKKGDIITNIDGVRMKSFADLSGYVGTKNPGDFVAAAVLRDGRERSINIEITKNNTVTIPELDMDLRDLTDGEKRQYKIDNGALITGTKNSLANTNLSGYVITKVNETEVKGVESLKSIMDQAQSKQRLIFEVKNPQGETERWRMTKD is encoded by the coding sequence ATTGCTCACGAATCAATAATAGAAGCAACACCAGTTTCTTATACAGGCAATGCCATTCCCAACGCCGTTGATTTTACAGAAGCTGCAGAGAAAACCGTACACGCGGTTGTTCACGTAAAGAATCTCACCGTTTCCCGTGGTAATCCCACCATGCAGGATTTAATGTACGGTCGCGTTCCCTTGCGACAAACGGTTGGTACTGGTAGTGGTGTGATCATCACTAAAGATGGTTATATCGTTACCAATAATCACGTGATTGAAAACTCTCGTGCGCTTCAAGTAACATTAAATGATAATAGAACTTATGAAGCAGAAGTCATAGGAACCGAGCCTGGATCTGACATCGCATTAATCAAAATTGATGTGGATGAAGATTTGCCTGTTGTCGCCTTTGGCGATAGTGATCAGGCACGAATTGGTGAATGGGTACTCGCCGTGGGAAATCCATTTAATTTAACCAGTACAGTTACGGCAGGAATTATAAGTGCAAAAGGTCGTGATCTCAACACTAGAGATCAAACTCAGCAAAGCTTCTTGCAAACTGATGCAGCCGTGAATCCAGGAAATTCTGGTGGCGCACTAGTTAATAATCGTGGAGAACTTATAGGAATCAATACCGCGATCCAGTCTCCTACCGGTTCTTACACAGGTTACTCTTTTGCTGTACCATCCAACAATGCTCGTAAAATCATTCAGGATTTGATGGAGTTTGGTTTTGTACAGAAAGGAATGCTGGGAATTTCAGGTGGAAGTCTTAATGGACGTGCCGCTGCAGAATTAGGATTACAAAGCGCCGAAGGTATTTACGTCTCTGAAGTTGTAGAAGATAGCGGTGCTGACCGTGCTGGATTAAAGAAAGGTGACATCATCACAAACATTGATGGCGTACGTATGAAGTCCTTTGCAGATTTATCTGGCTATGTAGGAACTAAAAATCCTGGTGATTTTGTCGCTGCAGCTGTATTGAGAGATGGGCGTGAGAGATCTATTAATATTGAGATTACTAAGAACAATACGGTTACAATTCCTGAACTTGACATGGACCTAAGGGATTTGACTGATGGTGAGAAGCGCCAGTACAAAATTGACAATGGTGCACTTATAACAGGTACTAAAAACAGCCTAGCCAATACGAATCTATCTGGTTACGTCATCACTAAAGTGAATGAGACCGAAGTTAAAGGTGTGGAAAGTTTGAAGTCCATAATGGATCAAGCACAATCCAAGCAGCGATTGATCTTTGAGGTGAAAAATCCTCAAGGAGAAACAGAACGCTGGAGAATGACTAAAGACTAA
- a CDS encoding glyceraldehyde-3-phosphate dehydrogenase — protein MSQVDIYEKELAFQTDRRRAAVAFIKAVSDLWYDKSIELVLFRNQLIDRNVSEIINLHEYAGEFVQKPISIFDSVEIAQAILSLDLPPSKLDIGKLTYEYHLEENELQDAQAFVARKLNDAKATEEIIPKDVVLYGFGRIGRLLARELMCKAGKGSQLRLRAIVTRGEITENVLEKRASLLAQDSVHGNFSGTVSYNLDDESLIINGTTVKIISANAPEDVDYTAYGINDALIIDNTGAFRDDKALARHLKAKGAHKVLLTAPGKGIPNIVHGVNHKEHHPDKVDIFSAASCTTNAITPVLKAIEDSFGVVNGHLETIHAYTNDQNLVDNMHSKYRRGRAAALNMVITETGAGKAVSKALPSFEGKLTSNAIRVPVPNGSLAILNLELETRTSKDALNAIMKKYALEGDLVEQIKYSIDNELVSTDIVGSNAPSIYDSNATIVNEEGNKVVVYVWYDNEYGYSHQVIRLAKYIAKVRRYTYY, from the coding sequence ATGAGCCAAGTAGATATCTATGAAAAGGAACTTGCTTTCCAGACTGACCGCCGCCGCGCTGCCGTGGCTTTTATAAAAGCAGTTAGTGATCTTTGGTACGATAAATCTATCGAATTGGTACTATTTAGAAACCAATTGATCGATCGCAATGTGAGCGAAATCATCAACTTACACGAGTATGCTGGCGAGTTTGTGCAAAAGCCCATTTCTATCTTTGACAGTGTTGAAATAGCACAGGCAATATTATCCTTAGATCTGCCACCTTCAAAATTGGATATTGGTAAGTTGACTTATGAATATCATCTTGAGGAAAACGAGTTACAAGATGCTCAGGCCTTTGTTGCTCGCAAGTTGAACGATGCCAAAGCAACAGAAGAGATTATCCCTAAGGATGTGGTGTTGTATGGTTTTGGTAGAATAGGTCGCCTATTGGCCCGTGAGCTTATGTGCAAGGCAGGAAAAGGTAGCCAATTGAGATTGCGCGCCATCGTAACTAGAGGAGAAATCACTGAAAACGTCCTTGAGAAAAGAGCCTCACTACTAGCCCAAGATTCGGTTCATGGGAATTTTTCTGGAACGGTAAGTTATAATCTGGATGATGAATCATTGATTATTAACGGTACAACCGTAAAAATAATCAGCGCCAATGCTCCAGAAGATGTTGACTACACAGCTTACGGAATTAACGACGCATTAATTATTGATAATACGGGCGCCTTTAGAGATGATAAAGCACTAGCGAGACACCTTAAAGCAAAAGGCGCTCACAAAGTGCTGCTCACTGCTCCAGGTAAAGGCATTCCCAATATCGTTCATGGCGTTAATCACAAAGAACATCATCCAGACAAGGTTGATATTTTCTCTGCAGCTAGTTGTACTACTAACGCTATAACGCCTGTCCTTAAAGCTATTGAAGATAGTTTTGGCGTTGTGAATGGTCACTTAGAAACCATTCATGCTTATACCAATGATCAAAATCTAGTTGATAATATGCACAGCAAATACCGTCGTGGTCGCGCTGCTGCTCTTAACATGGTTATTACAGAAACTGGAGCCGGTAAGGCAGTTAGTAAAGCGCTGCCATCATTTGAAGGTAAACTTACTTCAAATGCGATACGTGTTCCTGTTCCCAATGGATCACTTGCTATCCTAAATCTAGAACTAGAAACTAGAACCAGCAAGGATGCTCTCAACGCAATTATGAAAAAGTATGCTCTTGAAGGTGATCTTGTAGAGCAAATCAAATACAGCATCGATAACGAATTAGTATCAACTGATATCGTGGGCTCTAACGCTCCATCCATTTATGATTCGAACGCCACTATTGTAAATGAAGAAGGTAATAAAGTTGTGGTTTACGTCTGGTACGATAATGAATATGGCTATAGTCATCAAGTAATACGACTGGCTAAGTATATCGCAAAGGTTCGCAGGTATACTTATTACTAA
- a CDS encoding DUF3095 family protein translates to MAIAQSTKFYSDLHVYDGPLVDIYANSYNFCEVPDDWTIVVTDVEQSTIAVQNGKQQEVNLAATGSIVACLNIARDAGIDIPFFFGGDGATLLLPEQLKSHCLQALTYHQERCLTSFDFYLRVGFRSVKEMRQRGCALNISKFKRNSYHVMPLIQGDALQRAESEIKSSEAQELDITELETKLLNLEGMECKWDKISPPDDGNEVLALIINATDVNQQHDVYTAILKEMDRIYGDDTQRNPVTMERLKMVNSLSQLKNEVKIKYASSDLRKVISTAARSVFGSLYVKFTEKGRNYLNELIQLTEVLLLDGSINTVIAGTVEKRKELFKMLDNLERNDQIQYGFYSSSSSILSCYVTALDDYHIHFLDGDNGGYTRASKVLKRKISA, encoded by the coding sequence ATGGCGATTGCTCAATCAACAAAATTCTATTCTGATTTACATGTCTATGATGGGCCGTTGGTGGATATATATGCCAATTCTTATAATTTTTGCGAGGTACCAGATGATTGGACAATTGTAGTCACTGATGTGGAGCAATCTACCATTGCCGTTCAAAACGGTAAGCAACAGGAAGTAAATCTTGCAGCGACAGGTAGCATCGTTGCCTGCCTCAATATTGCCAGAGATGCTGGAATTGATATTCCATTTTTCTTTGGTGGCGATGGAGCAACATTATTACTACCCGAACAGCTCAAATCTCATTGCCTACAAGCGCTCACTTATCATCAAGAACGATGTTTAACATCATTTGATTTCTATTTGCGTGTTGGTTTTAGATCTGTAAAGGAAATGCGTCAACGTGGTTGTGCGCTCAATATCTCAAAGTTCAAACGTAACTCTTATCACGTGATGCCACTTATTCAAGGTGATGCATTACAACGGGCAGAAAGTGAAATCAAATCTAGTGAAGCACAGGAGCTGGATATCACAGAACTTGAAACCAAACTCCTCAACCTTGAAGGTATGGAGTGTAAATGGGACAAGATATCACCACCAGATGATGGCAACGAGGTGCTTGCATTGATTATTAATGCCACAGATGTCAATCAACAGCATGATGTCTACACAGCCATTCTCAAAGAAATGGACCGGATTTATGGGGATGACACCCAACGAAATCCTGTTACCATGGAACGTTTAAAAATGGTCAATAGCCTTAGCCAATTAAAAAATGAAGTGAAGATTAAATATGCATCTTCAGATTTGCGCAAGGTCATTAGTACTGCAGCAAGATCAGTATTTGGTAGTTTATATGTCAAGTTCACAGAAAAAGGGCGGAATTACCTTAACGAACTCATCCAACTGACAGAAGTATTATTACTTGATGGGTCGATCAATACAGTTATTGCTGGAACTGTAGAAAAGCGTAAGGAATTATTTAAAATGCTGGATAATCTCGAGCGTAACGACCAGATTCAATATGGGTTTTATTCCAGTAGTAGCAGTATTCTTTCTTGTTATGTGACAGCATTAGACGATTATCATATTCACTTTCTTGATGGTGATAATGGTGGTTATACTCGAGCCAGTAAAGTTCTTAAGAGAAAGATAAGCGCTTAA
- a CDS encoding DUF3095 family protein, giving the protein MMLDRSAHFYSDLHAYTGKLVDIYSNRMHFCDVPEDWNIVVTDVEGSTIAIEEGRQQQVHLAATGSIAACLNISRDAGIDIPFFFGGDGATILMPDLILKDCLMALKYHQERCLTNFDFLFRVGYRSVKTMKARRSILKISKFQANSNHVIPLIQGNALQHAESDIKQRDHQDLGISEISSDYLDLAGMDCKWNKVAPPIETNEILTLIITSVNVDNQHEIYGEILKKLDKIYGNDAKRNPLTLEHLNVTSNFSELLDQVQIQRKRFSFRHLLRSFMSTIFGKYYLYHTQDGQEYLQELIELTETLLMDGSINTVITGSKKQRRKLMRYLDDLEEDTQISFGYYVSESSVLSCYVTTLDGNHIHFLDGDNGGFTQASKVLKKKLRSE; this is encoded by the coding sequence ATGATGTTAGATAGGTCTGCCCATTTTTATTCTGATCTTCATGCCTATACCGGTAAGTTGGTAGATATCTATTCCAACAGGATGCATTTTTGTGATGTACCTGAAGACTGGAATATCGTTGTGACAGACGTTGAAGGTTCTACCATTGCGATTGAAGAAGGTAGGCAACAACAGGTACACCTTGCTGCGACAGGAAGTATTGCAGCTTGTCTCAATATTTCAAGGGATGCTGGTATCGATATACCTTTCTTTTTTGGAGGTGATGGAGCAACGATTTTAATGCCAGATCTTATTTTGAAGGATTGTTTAATGGCCTTAAAATATCATCAGGAACGATGTCTAACTAATTTTGATTTTCTTTTTAGAGTGGGCTATCGCTCCGTTAAAACGATGAAAGCCAGAAGATCCATTTTGAAAATCTCAAAGTTTCAGGCAAATTCAAATCATGTAATACCACTTATTCAAGGTAATGCTCTTCAACATGCAGAATCTGACATTAAACAAAGAGATCATCAGGATTTAGGTATTTCTGAAATAAGTTCTGATTATTTAGATCTTGCGGGAATGGATTGTAAGTGGAACAAAGTCGCGCCACCTATTGAGACTAATGAAATATTAACCTTGATTATCACCTCAGTTAACGTCGATAACCAGCATGAAATCTATGGCGAAATCTTGAAAAAGCTGGATAAAATTTATGGTAATGATGCAAAGCGCAACCCATTAACCTTGGAGCATCTTAATGTTACTAGCAATTTCTCAGAGTTGCTGGATCAAGTCCAAATCCAGCGCAAGAGGTTCAGCTTTAGACATTTATTAAGGTCATTCATGAGCACCATTTTTGGAAAATATTATCTATATCATACTCAGGATGGTCAAGAATATCTACAGGAATTAATCGAACTAACGGAAACCCTTCTAATGGATGGTTCCATCAATACAGTGATTACCGGATCCAAAAAGCAGCGTAGAAAATTGATGCGTTATCTTGACGATCTAGAAGAAGACACTCAAATTTCTTTTGGTTACTATGTGAGTGAAAGTAGTGTGCTTTCTTGTTATGTCACCACGCTGGACGGTAATCATATTCACTTTCTGGATGGCGACAATGGTGGGTTTACACAAGCTAGTAAAGTGCTCAAGAAAAAATTAAGGTCTGAATAG
- a CDS encoding endonuclease translates to MNKFYLLLIFIVFAFAKANSQVVINELDADTPSTDFEEFIELRTPDPFTSLDGYIMVLFNGSSSGMGRSYYVEDLNGLTTDVNGLVVLGSSQVRPAVDRQLLSDGNTFQNGADAVAIYLGEPNDFPDRTLANQDNLVAALVYGTNDAENENLLNLLGETVQYNEGAANNTNSLQRKEDGTYEVKAPTPHSLNDATETSYIGVDFRITATEDLNEGDFFSLTFTLTRAADEDFNLSFSLNNGSFNEADYNGTTEIFIPAGQTEQSLDFELINDDLDEGDEFMRVDLDDDLPVGFKRIKDNIEYLVIDDDFTVADYGNPTTPTYGTVRPRTPDGYYDTLEDKAGPELEQAITSIIAETGVVRHHTYADITTILKDADASALNSNKVWLLYSEIERSDVLFQDGSNGNGRWNREHVFPRSRGDYDSLEDLDDIADGINVWVETSVDSLRHGNSDAHHLRATDAPTNSSRGDQNYSENSNLGYNGPSGSQGSWHGDVARSIFYMTLRYNYSDTQMLQVIDGYPENDMGQIGDLETLLQWHEEDPVDDFEMNRNNVVYDWQRNRNPFIDRPELVDFVFGPKAGQAYTLSNATETLDQITVYPNPSRGMFYISNVNEPISLRIFDTLGREALSREIFNNTQIQHNLASGIYLVRLSNDAGSSSKKLIVE, encoded by the coding sequence ATGAACAAATTTTACCTTTTATTGATTTTTATAGTTTTCGCTTTCGCGAAAGCGAACTCACAAGTAGTCATCAACGAGCTAGATGCAGATACACCTAGTACAGACTTCGAAGAATTTATTGAATTACGCACACCAGATCCTTTTACATCCCTAGATGGTTATATTATGGTTTTGTTTAATGGAAGTTCTTCTGGAATGGGACGCAGTTATTATGTAGAAGATCTTAATGGTTTAACTACAGATGTTAACGGATTGGTTGTTTTAGGAAGTTCACAAGTAAGACCTGCGGTAGACCGTCAATTATTAAGTGATGGCAATACCTTTCAAAATGGAGCAGATGCCGTTGCTATATACTTAGGTGAACCCAATGATTTTCCGGATCGAACATTGGCAAATCAGGACAATCTGGTAGCAGCGTTGGTTTATGGCACTAATGATGCAGAAAACGAAAATTTATTAAATCTTCTAGGAGAAACTGTTCAATATAATGAAGGAGCAGCAAATAACACCAATTCATTGCAACGCAAGGAAGATGGAACTTATGAAGTGAAAGCACCTACACCGCACTCCTTGAATGATGCGACAGAAACTTCATATATAGGTGTCGACTTTAGAATTACAGCTACTGAAGATTTGAATGAAGGTGACTTTTTCAGCCTAACCTTCACTTTGACAAGAGCTGCAGATGAGGATTTCAACTTAAGTTTTAGTCTTAATAACGGTTCATTTAATGAAGCTGATTACAATGGCACTACAGAAATTTTTATTCCAGCCGGTCAAACGGAACAATCCCTAGATTTTGAGTTGATCAATGATGATCTTGATGAAGGAGATGAATTCATGAGGGTTGATTTAGATGACGATCTTCCAGTAGGATTCAAACGAATTAAAGATAATATTGAGTACCTGGTGATTGACGATGACTTCACTGTAGCAGATTATGGAAACCCTACAACTCCAACTTATGGAACGGTTAGACCCAGAACTCCAGATGGATACTACGACACTCTTGAAGATAAAGCAGGACCAGAATTAGAACAAGCCATCACTTCCATCATCGCAGAAACTGGCGTGGTGCGCCACCACACTTATGCAGACATCACAACCATTCTAAAGGATGCAGATGCCAGTGCCCTCAACAGTAATAAAGTATGGTTGTTATATTCAGAAATAGAGCGCAGTGATGTCTTATTTCAAGACGGCAGCAATGGAAATGGCAGATGGAATCGAGAGCATGTTTTTCCTAGATCACGAGGTGACTATGATAGCTTAGAAGATTTAGATGATATAGCAGATGGTATCAATGTATGGGTGGAAACTAGTGTGGATAGCTTGCGCCATGGTAACAGTGATGCACACCATTTAAGAGCGACAGATGCTCCTACAAACTCTTCAAGAGGTGATCAAAATTATAGCGAGAATAGTAATCTAGGTTACAATGGCCCGTCTGGTAGCCAGGGCTCGTGGCATGGTGATGTGGCTCGATCTATATTTTATATGACACTGCGCTATAACTATTCTGATACACAAATGTTGCAGGTGATTGATGGCTATCCAGAAAACGACATGGGACAGATAGGCGACCTTGAAACCTTATTACAATGGCATGAAGAGGATCCAGTAGATGATTTTGAAATGAACAGAAATAATGTTGTTTATGACTGGCAGCGCAATAGAAATCCGTTTATAGATAGGCCAGAATTGGTGGACTTTGTTTTTGGACCTAAAGCAGGGCAAGCGTACACTCTTTCTAATGCAACGGAGACATTAGACCAAATCACAGTGTATCCAAATCCTTCAAGAGGAATGTTCTATATAAGTAATGTAAATGAACCGATTTCTTTGAGAATATTCGATACCCTAGGTCGAGAAGCACTATCACGAGAAATTTTCAACAATACCCAAATACAACACAACCTAGCCAGCGGAATTTATCTGGTTCGTTTGAGTAACGATGCTGGGTCTAGCTCTAAAAAGTTAATCGTAGAATAA
- the priA gene encoding primosomal protein N': MSHFLDVILPLPLERYFTYCITAAEADFIQQGMRVAVPFGKSKIYTGIAVGVRQNIEVAYDIKDIEFVIDESPILQEGQIKFWEWIASYYLCSVGQVMKAALPKSLLLESETIIQRDENTNVEDDALTDQEFLILEALDNRKAMKVDDVASLLDRKTVLPILRQMLSKHLIILQEELYNTYKAKTEKYISLAPEFKSEHALRELLDSMSRAPKQREVLMTLFMMRAGDKLVKSKDLETRAKASRAVLKSLIDKQILLETEQEVSRMLMDRQTGSELYELNESQEIAYGEIKQAFQESKVCLLHGVTSSGKTEIYVKLIEEYLAQGKQCLYLLPEIALTTQLIGRLQHYFKHQVLVYHSKYNLNERQEVWNLVLDATEPYVIIGARSALLLPFEDLGLIIVDEEHETSFKQFDPAPRYNARDASIVLGKMKGSQILLGSATPSLESYYNTTIGKFELVELKKRYGNVLMPEINMIDIKEKHRKKRMTGHFSDTLIEAMTEAFKNDEQVILFQNRRGFAPIMECNTCGHAPQCPNCDVSLTVHQHRGQMRCHYCGYHTFIPRECIACSSTDLDTKGFGTEQIEAEFKEIFPNRRIARMDLDTTRGKYSYEKLIDKVENREVDCLVGTQMLTKGLDFRHVTLVGVLNADAMLNFPDFRSHERCFQLLTQVAGRAGRTEKRGTVLLQSYNPHHMILQQVSTYDYKTMFKEQLQDRYQFKYPPYQRLIRITFKHRDYSTTLQAGEWFVGALNQIEHGVEVLGPEFPPVSRVRNLFNVHVMVKMGKTHSPETIKGFISKVKKSFESIKQYRSVRCNIDVDCY, encoded by the coding sequence ATGTCTCATTTTCTAGATGTCATACTACCACTGCCACTGGAGCGATACTTCACGTATTGTATCACAGCCGCAGAGGCAGATTTTATCCAGCAAGGAATGCGTGTTGCGGTACCCTTTGGTAAATCAAAAATTTATACAGGAATCGCTGTAGGCGTAAGGCAAAATATTGAGGTCGCCTATGACATCAAGGATATTGAATTTGTTATTGATGAATCTCCTATCCTACAAGAAGGCCAAATCAAATTTTGGGAATGGATCGCATCGTACTATTTATGTAGTGTAGGTCAAGTAATGAAAGCAGCCCTGCCTAAATCCTTGCTGCTGGAAAGTGAAACAATCATACAGCGCGATGAAAATACAAATGTCGAGGATGATGCGCTTACTGATCAGGAATTTTTGATTCTAGAAGCGCTTGATAACCGCAAAGCCATGAAAGTGGATGATGTTGCTAGTCTTTTAGATCGTAAAACTGTATTGCCTATTTTGAGACAAATGCTATCAAAGCATTTAATCATTCTTCAAGAAGAGCTTTATAATACCTACAAAGCCAAAACCGAGAAATACATTTCTCTAGCTCCAGAATTTAAAAGTGAGCATGCATTGCGAGAACTTTTGGACTCGATGTCTCGCGCACCTAAGCAACGTGAAGTACTCATGACCTTATTCATGATGCGAGCTGGTGATAAATTAGTGAAATCTAAAGATCTAGAGACCAGAGCCAAAGCATCAAGAGCTGTTCTAAAATCATTGATCGATAAGCAAATTCTACTTGAAACAGAGCAGGAAGTAAGCCGTATGCTTATGGATAGGCAAACGGGTAGCGAACTCTATGAGCTAAACGAGTCGCAAGAAATTGCTTACGGTGAGATCAAACAAGCGTTCCAAGAAAGTAAAGTCTGTTTACTTCACGGCGTAACCTCTAGCGGTAAAACAGAAATCTACGTAAAGCTCATAGAGGAATATCTTGCTCAGGGAAAACAATGCCTATATCTGTTACCAGAGATAGCGCTTACCACTCAACTCATAGGAAGACTCCAGCATTATTTTAAGCATCAAGTACTTGTTTATCATTCTAAATATAATCTCAATGAGCGTCAGGAAGTCTGGAACCTAGTTCTAGATGCTACAGAGCCTTATGTGATAATAGGTGCGCGCAGCGCGCTGCTGCTGCCGTTTGAAGATCTAGGTTTAATCATCGTGGATGAAGAACATGAGACCAGCTTCAAACAGTTTGATCCAGCGCCAAGATATAATGCTCGTGATGCTTCCATCGTTTTGGGTAAGATGAAAGGTTCCCAAATATTATTGGGAAGTGCGACGCCATCATTGGAAAGTTATTACAACACAACGATCGGCAAATTTGAATTGGTCGAGCTTAAGAAGCGTTATGGTAACGTCTTGATGCCTGAAATCAACATGATTGATATCAAGGAAAAGCACCGTAAAAAACGGATGACCGGACACTTTTCAGATACATTGATAGAGGCAATGACAGAGGCTTTCAAAAACGATGAACAAGTTATTCTATTTCAAAATAGACGTGGTTTTGCACCTATCATGGAATGCAATACCTGCGGTCATGCTCCTCAATGTCCCAACTGTGATGTGAGTCTAACCGTACACCAGCACCGTGGTCAAATGCGTTGTCACTACTGCGGTTATCATACTTTTATTCCTAGGGAATGTATCGCCTGTTCCAGCACTGATCTGGACACAAAAGGCTTCGGTACAGAGCAGATAGAAGCAGAATTCAAAGAAATTTTCCCCAATCGCAGGATCGCCCGTATGGATCTTGATACTACCAGAGGAAAGTACAGCTATGAAAAACTCATTGATAAGGTAGAGAATAGGGAAGTGGACTGCCTTGTGGGAACGCAGATGCTAACTAAGGGACTTGATTTTAGGCACGTAACATTGGTAGGTGTTCTCAATGCAGATGCCATGCTGAATTTCCCAGATTTTAGATCACATGAACGTTGTTTCCAATTATTGACACAGGTAGCTGGTCGCGCCGGCAGGACTGAGAAGCGCGGTACGGTTTTATTGCAGAGCTATAATCCGCATCATATGATTTTGCAGCAGGTCAGTACGTATGATTATAAAACTATGTTTAAGGAGCAATTGCAGGATCGGTATCAGTTTAAATATCCGCCATATCAGAGATTGATAAGGATTACCTTCAAGCATCGTGATTACAGCACAACGTTACAGGCAGGTGAGTGGTTTGTAGGCGCACTTAACCAGATTGAGCATGGTGTTGAGGTTCTTGGACCAGAGTTTCCACCGGTATCCAGAGTTCGTAACTTGTTCAATGTGCATGTGATGGTTAAAATGGGAAAAACCCATTCGCCAGAAACGATCAAAGGATTTATTTCAAAAGTCAAAAAAAGCTTTGAGAGCATCAAGCAGTACAGATCTGTACGATGTAATATTGATGTGGATTGTTACTAA
- a CDS encoding DUF2147 domain-containing protein — protein MKNIVIVLLCFFAFAKANSQDVTGTWKTIDDESGEVKSHMQIFKKGDSYYGKVLKVLSKDAPANPKCVSCEGALKDQPIEGMVIMKGLKKKGKMYKDGTIIDPENGKEYDCKIWLNEDNPDLLMVRGYILFLYRTQTWERI, from the coding sequence ATGAAAAATATAGTAATAGTGCTGTTGTGTTTTTTCGCTTTCGCGAAAGCGAACTCACAAGACGTCACTGGAACATGGAAAACCATCGATGATGAATCTGGTGAGGTAAAGTCTCACATGCAGATCTTTAAAAAAGGCGATTCCTACTATGGTAAAGTATTAAAGGTCTTGTCTAAAGATGCTCCAGCTAACCCTAAATGTGTTTCCTGTGAAGGAGCTTTGAAAGACCAACCTATTGAAGGCATGGTTATAATGAAAGGCCTGAAGAAAAAAGGAAAAATGTACAAGGATGGAACCATCATAGACCCAGAAAATGGTAAGGAATATGATTGCAAGATCTGGCTCAATGAAGACAATCCAGATTTATTAATGGTACGTGGCTACATTTTGTTTTTATATAGAACCCAAACTTGGGAACGTATATAA
- a CDS encoding chalcone isomerase family protein: MKKLLLIAVAALGTYTASAQMTIEGVTVEKSLKVDGKDLTLNGAGLREKFVFDLYVGGLYTTTKTSNGTALLSSDQPMAITLDIVSKLVTQDKMIDAITEGFEDSVSSAERKKLQPKIDKFIGFFNEEIVKGNEFQIAYIPGKGTMAHKNGKLLGTIEGKDFAKGLFGIWLGNKPADKDLKKGMLGS, translated from the coding sequence ATGAAAAAATTACTCTTAATTGCTGTTGCCGCTCTAGGTACTTACACGGCATCTGCTCAAATGACCATTGAAGGTGTTACTGTTGAAAAAAGCCTTAAAGTTGATGGTAAAGATCTTACCCTTAATGGCGCAGGATTGCGTGAGAAATTTGTGTTTGATCTCTATGTTGGTGGACTATATACCACTACTAAAACTTCAAACGGCACCGCTTTATTGAGCTCTGATCAGCCTATGGCGATTACACTTGATATAGTAAGCAAACTAGTTACTCAAGACAAGATGATCGATGCGATTACTGAGGGTTTCGAAGACAGTGTATCCAGTGCAGAACGTAAGAAATTACAACCCAAAATCGATAAATTCATTGGATTCTTCAATGAAGAGATCGTTAAGGGTAATGAATTCCAAATTGCATACATTCCTGGGAAAGGAACAATGGCTCACAAAAACGGGAAACTGTTAGGAACTATTGAAGGTAAGGATTTTGCAAAAGGACTTTTCGGTATCTGGTTGGGTAACAAGCCTGCAGATAAAGACCTGAAAAAAGGAATGTTAGGATCATAA